DNA sequence from the Sphaeramia orbicularis chromosome 13, fSphaOr1.1, whole genome shotgun sequence genome:
TTGTGCTTTATTTAATTATTAGTCTGTTTTTTTATAAGTTCTTACTATTTAAATTACAAATATTCTCACACTTTTGCAGATATTTCCAAGATATATTTTCTAATTTTAATCCATATTTCCCCTCTAATCTTCACTTTTTATGTTTGACTTTGTTAGAGCCTCTAATATTTGAGTTTCAATACACTTTTAATACACTAATTCGATGTTGGCAGTTGCAAATTTACTTGATAGGTGTATAAAACTGAACTTGtaggaaaaacacatgaaaatggaCAAAACCAACGTTGAATGTTGTGATGACCACTCAGCCACCCCCCTTTTGACAATGACACCCAGTAACTGTGCGCTCATCCTAAAAGATCTGAAAGAATGTAGGTAAAGATTGCTGTCCAAATTTGACCCCAATTttaccttgaaaatgaaggtcaaggtcaacgGCCAAATAAATCATTCAAAAGCTTCTCAAGATATACCCTAAGACCAAAAATGAAACTTCAACATTTATATCTTAAGTTGTTCAAGACAATCTTcgttattttgttgttgtgtacagattttttatttaaaaaaataaattaagaaaatcaGATGCTACTGTTTTTGTatatctatatttaatttactgagaaCATGTGATgcaaaaaatatatcaataattatgGCAGATTTGTTCAAACACCACAATAGTAAAAGAAATTACATCTTGTATAGTCATTAATATTGTAGTGTCATTACATACAGCTGTATTATGGTTATAATTTATAATCATTAAAACCTGCCCTTTTACTCATGTTAATTTCTTTCTCTATTAATATGCAACTGTCAAAAGCTAATGTTTCAATGTCAGACAGAAATCCTTGCAATTTTTGAGGTTTTTTCAGTGCTATAACATATTTCAATatatttcaatatatatatatatatatatatatatatatatatatatatatatatatatatatatatacatatatatatatatatttttttttttttttttttttttttaagctgatgACATTTATAATaccaaacaaaagaaaatagagaATGTTAAATTCAATAATCACCAAGAATAAGACGTTTGTTAAACTGTATGTGCAGTGCATGAATTGGAGTGCAAATTAGTATCTTATTATTTTAAACCTCCTACTGTGGACTTTTGTTCATTAAATGTTTCTTTGTGTTCTTCTCTGGCTTAAACAGTATGATATAACACTTTGGGGCAAAAATGCACAGTATTAATCCAAAACTGGAGGCCAGAATGGCAAATATCTCAACAGCAACTGTAAATTTTCCAGGAGAGCTGACATACGCTGGGATAAATGTGATCCACACTGCACAAAATATGAGCATGCTGAAGGTGATAAACTTGGCTTCATTAAAATTATCAGGAAGTTTCCGTGCCAGGACAGCTAACACGAAGCAGAAGACAGCCAGTAGTCCTACGTACCCGAGCACAGCCCAGAACCCTATAGCAGAGCCTAATGCACACTCTAAGATGATCCTCTCTTTATATGTGGTCAGATTCTTCATTGGAAAAGGAGGGCTGACAACCAACCAAATAATACAGATCAAAACCTGAACTGATGTGACAGATACTACAGTCATTCTTTGTTGAGGAGGACCAAACCATTTCATGACATTGCTGCCTGGAAGTGTAGCTTTAAAGGCCATTAAGACAACGATAGTTTTTCCCAGGACACATGAGATGCAGAGCACAAAGGTGATTCCAAACGCTGTGTGTCGCAGCATACAGGACCACTCAGACGGTGTCCCGATGAAAGTTATTGAACATAAGAAACACAGAGTGAGTGAAAAGAGCAGCAGGAAGCTCAGCTCAGAGTTATTGGCCCTGACGATGGGGGTCGTCCTGTGACGGAAGAACACAGCCGCTGTCATAATGGCCAAACAGGCTCCAGCAACTGAGAATGAGACCAGGATGATTCCTAAGACCTCACTGAAGGAGAGAAACTCCACAGGCTTGGGGAGACAAGAGTCTCTATTTGCATTAGGCCAAAACTCACTGGGACAAGGGAAACAATcaggagaatctgaaaaaaaataagattaaaaaaaaatgccctTTACTGCTCTGACATGATCTATAGTTATCTAGTATGTATTTGAACAAATTTACCTGTAACATTGCTTATTTCTCCCTCAGGACATGGTGTACAATCATAGCAACAAACAGGTTTTCCTTTCTGCAGCACTTTACGAGTTCCTGGACGACAGCTCTCACTGCACACTGACACAGGCACCTGTCAAATACAGACAAACTCACACATATACTAATGTATTGTACAGATGTTATtactaagattaaaaaaataatacataaatgacCCTAGGTCATAATTCTCTGAGTCTCCTTACTTGTGTACTTCCCTCCATCCATGTGATGTCCTTGTTGATATGGACCTCCCTGCCCAGTGGCAGCGATGCATCATAGAATCCTACTGTCACAAACTCATTCCTCCCAGTTTTACTCTTCTGCCAGTTTACCAGCTCATATGTGGCCACAGGATCACCATTGGCATCAAACGAAACACTATAACCATTCTGAGAGAAATTAACTTTCCTCAGCTGAGTGAAAACCTGTGTGAATTAATTCAATTGTGACAGTGTAGAGATATGGTTAGCAAAAGATGAAATTGAAATTAAACATAATacaattattttatgtaaaaagagaaaaatgtaaattATGGAGATTTGAACTGAAGCCTTTTACTGATTTTCCTAGACAGACCTGTGTGGACTGAATCTTAGCAAACTGGTCACAATGACGTGTGGAATTTCTTTCCACACATAACGCATTGTGAATGGCATGTGCTATTGCATACACAGCCTTATACACCATGTTAGTGATTCGGAGCTGAGATGTGTCAGTGTATGAGCTCTGGAGATTGTGTATGTCTTCAGTTCCATCACACACCCTCTCATCTGTGCCTTCACCTAAAACACAGAGGTACAAGTGTGTTTCATTCTACAATAGTTATATATACACGTGTACTTTTGAATAGaactatttagtcattcaaaatGGCCGCATAACCAGTGAGCACCAACTATGAGTGATATTACAACTACTTTCTCACCTTTTCCCAGTCTGCAGTTAAACGCTTCCTCCCAGAACTCAGTAAGTACAGGGGATGCAGTCACTACAGTAGGAGAGAGATCCAGTAAGAAGTCTCTGAGCCCTGGGATGACAGACTGTTCAATACTAAATCCAAGGGCTCCTGCACAGAAGTTATACTTCAACAAGTCTGCATCTGTGACCCAGGCCTCGCTGCCGATCCACTGGTGAGGAGGAAAAGGCTGGAGTGAAAGCTCCTCCAAAAGGATCCTCATATCTGCAGTGGCTGCAAATGCCACAATAACCATAGATGTTGACCTGAAAGACCGATTTGTATCATATAAATGAAGTTCACATAAAACAGTGGAGTagcaaatacaataaaaacaggaTTTAAAGTGTTGGAAAATGTTTTGTAGGTGACGTATCGTACCAATTCAAGCTGGAGAGAATTGTACCTGATATTTTTAATACATGGACATAGCTGATCTGGATTTtgtattttacttaatttcattgttgttatttataatcctatttagttatatttatttgcttttcTAATCATTTAAGTTTTGTGTCAGATCTATACATTTAAATATGTCAGGTTATACCCAAGGAAAACAAGGACAAGGAAAACACAAATAACCCTTTTTCTCAATATTACAATTTCCTTTTCATGTATTACAAGGGTGGCCAATGTCCATTAAAGTTATAAATAACACTCTACTGCACCTGGATAACTTAACCTGTGCCACTGAAGTGTTTAGAAAAGAAGCATCTCTCAACAGAAAGGGGGATGTTTAAAAGTATCTTTAAAATAAGTTTAATGTGAATATTAAAGTAGAATTGCAACACCAGGCCTATACTCTGACTCTATGAACCCCCAGAGTTTTGTCTTGCAGGATGTTTCTGTACATACCTCCGGATAACTTCAGCCACTCTCTGGAATCTGCTTCGTGGGTGGGTCCCAGAGAAAGACTCAGAGTATTCCACACAGATGCCTTCTTTCTGGGCTGCATACAGGAATGATGCCATGCCATTATTCCCATAGTCTGAGTCAGACCGGATAGCCCCTATCCAAGTCCAACCAAAGTGTTTGACCAGTTTGACCAGTGCATCAGCCTGGAACTGGTCACTGGGGATTGTTCTGAAGAAGCTGGGATATTGCTGTTTATCAGACAAACATGCACAAGTGGCAAAGTGACTgacctgaagaaaaacaagtagaaaaagGTTTAGTAAAATCCTAAAGACTTAAACACAGCAGCATTATTTTACAGACAAAGGGTCCAACTATTTACCTGAGGAATGTCAAAGGGCCCGATGATGCGTGACATGGCGATTGATGGCGTTGACCCAGACTCTCCAACAATAGCCATAACCATGCCAGAGTTTGAGCAGTTCTGACTGGTGTCAAATTCTGGGTCCTGGCCATTTGTGAGCTGAAGGGCTTTTTGCACAGCAATAGACACTGAAGAACATGAGTCATGGATTTGGTAACCGAGTGTAACGCCTGGCAGCAGCTCTGTGCTGTTGTTTATCTCATCAATGGCGAATATCATGGTGCGTGCAAAGCGCAGTTCACGTGTCTTAACGCTGCACAAACAAATTCATGTCACTGTTGAAACTCACATGTCATAAGAACAAATCACAGGTTTAGAAAAGAGGAAATTCTTTTCAGTTATTGAAAATTACTGCATGTAAAAGAAATGTAATTCAAAGTGTCGAACAGGAGAATAGATCATACTGTTTTATACACTTTGATTAACAGAATATTTAAAAACACCATTAAGacaaaaaacatcaataaaaaaaaaaatctcatttagtTGTTGCAGTTGCTCACATCTGTTTAAAACCGTTGgctaaaaaaaatactttttttttatctctctctTGTTGGCATACAATCCacaacaacttgtcctttatgatgttagaaaaaaaaaaaaaatcagaaaatcagAATGGATTATACTGTCATAATAATGATTCATATCAGCTGAAGACAACATTCTACAAAATACACTTAGTGCACTATCTCTGTTATCAGTGACTCAAACTAACTTGTCTAATATAGTGCAATATGAAGTAAAAATAACTAGTAGGCATGTGTAGATTGTGCAGCAGTACACAAAGTTTGCTGCAAGATCATCATCACATCACCACCATTAGAAAATAGAGAAAATAGACAATAGACAATAGAAAGATTGATAAAGCAAACTAATATATCCATTAGAGGTAGACAAAGTAGAAATTACTGTTAGGTCATTGTATATTGTGCAGTAGTACATACAAAGTTTTCAGTTTGCTGAGAGTTCATCATGACAACACCTGTATGACTACAGACTAACATCCTCTCATTCCCACATCTCCCTCTGATTTACCTCCCTGTGCACCTCAGTGGCTCAGGCATGCTGGTGTAGTCATGCACCTCTGTGTGCATGTACTGATGAATGGTGAAAACACCCCCGATAATGTAGTCACCATCCATGGAGAATGCAGGTAGATGAGTATTACCCTGGAGCTTACATTTCACTGATGTAGCCTTAGTGCTGACTGTGTCAGTATGAGACTTTGTAAACTCAGGCATTTGTTTAAGTCCATCCCCTGATCTATCCCAGACAAGAGCAGAAGGATGTTGGAACAAACCCAGAGTCAGACTCAGACCAATGAACACAGCGGAGTGAATCATGGCTCAATCATTTCCATGTGAGCATGAGTGTGTTCTTCATTGGTTTATATAGATTTTCAGACAAATGCCTCCCTCCTTCTACTGTATAACAACTTATCAAACAACAGAGGGAGGTGTCATTGTGCTTTATTTAATTATTAGTCTATGTTTTTTTAAAGTTCTTACTATTAAAATTACAAATATTCTCACACTTTTGCAGATATTTCCAAGATATATTTTCTAATCTTAATCCATATTTCCCCTCTAATCTTCACTTTTTATGCTTGACTTTGTTAGAGCCTCTAACATTTGAGTTTCAATACACTTTTTAATACACTGTCTAATCTGATGCTGGCAGTCGCAAATTTACTTGATAGGTGTATAAAACGGAACTTGtaggaaaaacacatgaaaatggaCAAAACCAACGTTAAATGTTGTGATGACCCCTCAGCCACCCCCGTTTTGACAATGACACCCAGTAACTGTGCACTGACCCTGAAAGATCTGAAAGGATGTAGGTCAAAATTGCTGTCCAAATTTGaccccaatttgaccttgaaaatgaaggtcaaggtcaacgGCCAAATAAATCATTCAAAAGCTTCTCAGGATATACCCAGAGACCAAAAATGAAACTTCAACATTTATATCTTATGTTGTTGAAAACagtcttctttattttgttgtcgtgtacagattttttattttaaaaaataaattaaaaaaatcagatgccACTGTTTTTGTatatctatatttaatttactgagaaTTTGTGATGcaacaaacatatcaataattATGGCAGATTTGTTCAAATGCCACAATAGTAAAAGAAATTACATCATGTATAGTCATTAATATTGTAGTGTCATAATATACAGTTGCATTATGATTATAATTTATAATCATTAAAACCTGCCCTTTTACTCATGTTAATTTCTTTCTCTATTAATATGAAACAGTCAAAAGGTAATGTTTCAATGTCAAACAGAAATCCTTgcaatttttgatgttttttcagtgcTACAACATATTTcaaaatttatctttttttttttttttttaagttcatgACATTTATAATaccaaacaaaagaaaatagagaATGTCAACTTCATTAATCACCAAGAATAAGACGTTTGTTAAACTGTATGTCCAGTGCATGAATTGGAGTGCaaattattatcttattattttaaacCTCCTACAGTGGACTTTTGTTCATTAAATGTTTCTTTGTGTTCTTCTCTGGCTTAAACAGTATGATATAACACTTTGGGGCAAAAATGCACAGTATTAATCCAAAACTGGAGGCCAGAATGGCAAATATCTCCACAGCAACTGTAAATTTTCCAGGAGAGCTGACATACGCTGGGATAAATGTGATCCACACTGCACAGAATATGAGCATGCTGAAGGTGATAAACTTGGCCTCATTAAAATTATCAGGAAGTTTCCGTGCCAGGACAGCTAACACGAAGCAGAAGACAGCCAGTAGTCCTACGTACCCGAGCACAGCCCAGAACCCTATAGCAGAGCCTAATGCACACTCTAAGATGATCCTCTCTTTATATGTGGTCAGATTCTTCATTGGAAAAGGAGGGCTGACAACCAACCAAATAATACAGATcaaaacctgaataaatgtgACAGATACTACAGTCATTCTTTGTTGAGGAGGACCAAACCATTTCATGACATTGCTGCCTGGAAGTGTAGCTTTAAAGGCCATTAAGACAACAATAGTTTTTCCCAGGACACATGAGATGCAGAGCACAAAGGTGATTCCAAACGCTGTGTGTCGTAGCATACAGGACCACTCAGACGGTGTCCCGATGAAAGTTATTGAACATAAGAAACACAGAGTGAGTGAAAAGAGCAGCAGGAAGCTCAGCTCAGAGTTATTGGCCCTGACGATGGGGGTCGTCCTGTGACGGAAGAACACAGCCGCTGTCATAATGGCCAAACAGGCTCCAGCAACTGAGAATGAGACCAGGATGATTCCTAAGACCTCATTGAAGGAGAGAAACTCCACAGGCTTGGGGAGACAAGAGTCTCTATTTGCATTAGGCCAAAACTCACTGGGACAAGGGAAACAATcaggagaatctgaaaaaaaaaagatttaaaaaataccTTTTACTGTTCTGACAAGATCTATAGTTATCTAGTAAGTATTTGAACAAATTTACCTGTAACATTGCTTATTTCTCCCTCAGGACATGGTATACAGTCATAGCAACAAACAGGTTTTCCTTTCTGCAGCACTTTACGAGTTCCTGGACGACAGCTCTCACTGCACACTGACACAGGCACCTGTCAAATACAGACAAACTCACACATATACTAATGTATTGTACAGATGTTACtactaagattaaaaaaataatacataaatgacCCTAGGTCATAATTCTCTGAGTCTCCTTACTTGTGTACTTCCCTCCATCCATCTGATGTCCTTGTTGATATGGACCTCCTGGCCCAGTGGCAGCGATGCATCATAGAATCCTACTGTCACAAACTCATTCCTCCCAGTTTTACTCTTCTGCCAGTTTACCAGCTCATATGTGGCCACAGGATCACCACTGGCATCAAACGAAACACTATAACCATTCTGAGAGAAATTAACTTTCCTCAGCTGAGTGAAAACCTGTGTGAATTAATTCAGTTTTGACAGTGTAGAGATATGGTTAGCAAAAGATGAAATTGAAATTAAACATAATacaattattttatgtaaaacaagtaaaatgcaAATTATGGAGATTGGAACTGAAGCCTTTTACTGATTTTACTAGACAGACCTGTGTGGACTGAATCTTAGCAAACTGGTCACAGTGATTTGTGAAATTTCTTTCCACACATAATGCATTGTGAATGGCATGTGCTATTGCATACACAGCCTTATACACCATGTTAGTGACTCGGAGCTGAGATGTGTCAGTGTATGAGCTCTGGAGATTGTGTATGTCTTCAGTTCCATCACACACCCTCTCATCTGTGCCTTCACCTAAAACACAGAGGTACAAGTGTGTTTCATTCTACAATAgttatatatacacatgtacttTTGAATAGaactatttagtcattcaaaatGGCCGCATAACCACTGAGCACCAACTATGAGTGATATTACAACTACTTTCTCACCTTTTCCCAGTCTGCAGTTAAACGCTTCCTCCCAGAACTCAGTAAGTACAGGGGATGCAGTCACTACAGTAGGAGAGAGATCCAGTAAGAAGTCTCTGAGCCCTGGGATGACAGACTGTTCAATACTAAATCCAAGGGCTCCTGCACAGAAGTTATACTTCAACAAGTCTGCATCTGTGACCCAGGACTCGCTGCCGATCCACTGTTGAGGAGGAAAAGGCTGGAGTGAAAGCTCCTCCAAAAGGATCCTCATATCTCCAGAGGATAAAAATGCCACAATGACCGTAGATGTTGACCTGTAAGAATACTTTGTATCATATAAATGAAGTTCACATAAAACAGTTGAGTAACAAATACAATATAAACAGGATTTAAAGTGATGGAAAATGTTTTGTAGACGATGCATCGTATCAATTCAAGCTGTAGAGATATGTACCTGATAATTTTAATACACGGACATAGCTGAGCTGGattttgtattttactttatttcattgtTGGTATTTATTATCCTATttagttatatttatttgcttttctaatcatttacattttgtgtCAGAGctatacattaaaatatttaaggCTATACCCTGAAAACACACATAACCCTTTTCTC
Encoded proteins:
- the LOC115431811 gene encoding extracellular calcium-sensing receptor-like is translated as MPEFTKSHTDTVSTKATSVKCKLQGNTHLPAFSMDGDYIIGGVFTIHQYMHTEVHDYTSMPEPLRCTGSVKTRELRFARTMIFAIDEINNSTELLPGVTLGYQIHDSCSSVSIAVQKALQLTNGQDPEFDTSQNCSNSGMVMAIVGESGSTPSIAMSRIIGPFDIPQVSHFATCACLSDKQQYPSFFRTIPSDQFQADALVKLVKHFGWTWIGAIRSDSDYGNNGMASFLYAAQKEGICVEYSESFSGTHPRSRFQRVAEVIRRSTSMVIVAFAATADMRILLEELSLQPFPPHQWIGSEAWVTDADLLKYNFCAGALGFSIEQSVIPGLRDFLLDLSPTVVTASPVLTEFWEEAFNCRLGKGEGTDERVCDGTEDIHNLQSSYTDTSQLRITNMVYKAVYAIAHAIHNALCVERNSTRHCDQFAKIQSTQVFTQLRKVNFSQNGYSVSFDANGDPVATYELVNWQKSKTGRNEFVTVGFYDASLPLGREVHINKDITWMEGSTQVPVSVCSESCRPGTRKVLQKGKPVCCYDCTPCPEGEISNVTDSPDCFPCPSEFWPNANRDSCLPKPVEFLSFSEVLGIILVSFSVAGACLAIMTAAVFFRHRTTPIVRANNSELSFLLLFSLTLCFLCSITFIGTPSEWSCMLRHTAFGITFVLCISCVLGKTIVVLMAFKATLPGSNVMKWFGPPQQRMTVVSVTSVQVLICIIWLVVSPPFPMKNLTTYKERIILECALGSAIGFWAVLGYVGLLAVFCFVLAVLARKLPDNFNEAKFITFSMLIFCAVWITFIPAYVSSPGKFTVAVEIFAILASSFGLILCIFAPKCYIILFKPEKNTKKHLMNKSPQ
- the LOC115431815 gene encoding extracellular calcium-sensing receptor-like — its product is MDGDYIIGGVFTIHQYMHTEVHDYTSMPEPLRCTGSVKTRELRFARTMIFAIGEINNSTELLPGVTLGYQIHDSCSSVSIAVQKALQLTNGQDPEFDTSQNCSNSGMVMAIIGASGSTASISMSRVIRHFDIPQVSHFATCACLSDKQQYPSFFRTIPSDQFQADALVKLVKHFGWTWIGAIRSDSDYGNNDMASFLYAAQREGICVEYSESFYRTHSRSRIQRVAEVIRRSTSTVIVAFLSSGDMRILLEELSLQPFPPQQWIGSESWVTDADLLKYNFCAGALGFSIEQSVIPGLRDFLLDLSPTVVTASPVLTEFWEEAFNCRLGKGEGTDERVCDGTEDIHNLQSSYTDTSQLRVTNMVYKAVYAIAHAIHNALCVERNFTNHCDQFAKIQSTQVFTQLRKVNFSQNGYSVSFDASGDPVATYELVNWQKSKTGRNEFVTVGFYDASLPLGQEVHINKDIRWMEGSTQVPVSVCSESCRPGTRKVLQKGKPVCCYDCIPCPEGEISNVTDSPDCFPCPSEFWPNANRDSCLPKPVEFLSFNEVLGIILVSFSVAGACLAIMTAAVFFRHRTTPIVRANNSELSFLLLFSLTLCFLCSITFIGTPSEWSCMLRHTAFGITFVLCISCVLGKTIVVLMAFKATLPGSNVMKWFGPPQQRMTVVSVTFIQVLICIIWLVVSPPFPMKNLTTYKERIILECALGSAIGFWAVLGYVGLLAVFCFVLAVLARKLPDNFNEAKFITFSMLIFCAVWITFIPAYVSSPGKFTVAVEIFAILASSFGLILCIFAPKCYIILFKPEKNTKKHLMNKSPL